A genomic window from Camelus ferus isolate YT-003-E chromosome X, BCGSAC_Cfer_1.0, whole genome shotgun sequence includes:
- the LOC102508352 gene encoding ferritin light chain-like, with protein sequence MEKSSSVLTTMSSQPQQNYATEVKAAVSRLINLHLRASSTYLSLGLYFEGDKVALEGVGRFFRELAEKKREGAQRLLKMQKLCGCCALVQDVQKLSPDEWRASVDAMEAAVALEKSLNQALLDLHALGSTNADTPLCKFLEIRFLEEEMKLIKKMGDHLTDLHSLAGPEAELGEYLFEGVTCKHD encoded by the coding sequence ATGGAGAAGTCCTCCTCAGTGTTGACAACCATgagctcccagccccagcagaaTTATGCCACCGAGGTGAAGGCCGCCGTCAGCCGTCTGATCAACCTGCACCTGCGGGCCTCGTCCACCTACCTCTCCCTGGGCTTATACTTCGAAGGCGATAAGGTAGCTCTGGAGGGTGTGGGCCGCTTCTTCCGTGAGTTGGCTGAGAAAAAGCGCGAGGGCGCCCAGCGTCTCTTGAAGATGCAGAAGCTGTGCGGCTGCTGCGCCCTGGTACAGGACGTGCAGAAGCTGTCCCCAGATGAGTGGCGTGCTAGCGTGGACGCCATGGAAGCCGCCGTGGCCCTGGAGAAGAGCCTGAACCAGGCCCTTCTGGATCTGCATGCCCTGGGTTCTACGAATGCAGACACTCCCCTCTGCAAATTCCTAGAGATCCGCTTCCTAGAGGAGGAGATGAAGCTCATCAAGAAGATGGGTGACCACCTGACCGACCTCCACAGTCTGGCCGGCCCCGAGGCCGAGCTAGGCGAGTATCTCTTCGAAGGGGTCACCTGCAAGCACGACTAG